One Natronolimnobius sp. AArcel1 genomic region harbors:
- a CDS encoding cob(I)yrinic acid a,c-diamide adenosyltransferase, with protein MSIYTGRGDDGETDLRDMTRVSKASPRIEAYGTVDELNALVGTIRPTEYDDIDDCLQTVQNHLHIIQAEFATPEPEADDPAIRSDHIDTLETWIDDFDEELEPLTSFILPTGSDAGARLHHARTVCRRAERRAVALAEAETINEDAVQYLNRLSDALFTFARVVNSRDGELEDAPTYDETS; from the coding sequence ATGTCGATTTACACTGGCCGCGGCGACGACGGGGAGACAGACCTCCGCGACATGACGCGCGTCTCAAAAGCAAGCCCGCGAATCGAAGCCTACGGAACTGTCGATGAACTCAACGCCCTCGTCGGGACGATTCGACCGACCGAATACGACGATATCGACGACTGCCTGCAGACGGTCCAAAACCACCTCCACATCATCCAAGCAGAGTTTGCAACGCCCGAACCCGAGGCGGATGATCCTGCGATTCGATCCGACCACATCGACACGCTCGAGACGTGGATCGACGACTTCGACGAAGAACTCGAGCCACTGACCTCGTTTATCCTTCCGACGGGAAGCGACGCCGGCGCACGCTTGCACCACGCCCGGACGGTCTGTCGGCGCGCCGAACGCCGCGCCGTTGCGCTCGCCGAGGCTGAAACGATCAACGAAGATGCTGTCCAGTACCTGAATCGCCTCTCAGATGCGCTCTTTACGTTCGCCCGCGTCGTCAACAGCCGAGATGGCGAACTCGAGGATGCGCCGACGTACGATGAGACCAGTTGA
- the pstB gene encoding phosphate ABC transporter ATP-binding protein PstB, with amino-acid sequence MTANSGGQRTVSTSEAGETRSDPMTDAPLGSPHVADPIIESRDLDVFYGEDQALHGINMEIPEQQVTALIGPSGCGKSTFLRSINRMNDLIDIARVDGDLSFRGKNVYDEDVDPVALRRKIGMVFQKPNPFPKSIFDNVAYGLRVQGKDGADVDVEAEVRTALERAALLDEVEHQLDESGLELSGGQQQRLCIARAIAPDPEVILMDEPASALDPVATSKIEDLVEELAEEYTVVIVTHNMQQAARISDKTAVFLTGGHLVEFDDTNKIFENPESDRVEDYITGKFG; translated from the coding sequence ATGACCGCGAACAGCGGCGGACAACGAACCGTATCGACGTCCGAGGCGGGTGAGACCCGGTCGGATCCGATGACTGACGCGCCACTCGGTTCGCCACACGTTGCCGATCCGATCATTGAATCACGCGATCTTGATGTGTTCTACGGTGAGGATCAGGCCCTCCACGGCATCAACATGGAAATTCCCGAACAGCAAGTGACGGCCCTAATCGGTCCCTCCGGCTGTGGGAAATCAACGTTCCTGCGCTCGATCAACCGGATGAACGACCTGATCGATATCGCACGCGTCGATGGCGATCTTTCTTTCCGCGGGAAAAACGTCTACGACGAGGACGTCGACCCTGTCGCGCTGCGTCGAAAAATCGGGATGGTGTTCCAAAAACCAAACCCCTTCCCGAAGAGCATCTTCGACAACGTCGCCTACGGCCTGCGCGTTCAGGGCAAAGACGGTGCCGATGTCGACGTCGAAGCGGAAGTTCGAACGGCGCTCGAGCGTGCTGCCTTACTCGATGAAGTCGAGCACCAACTCGACGAGAGCGGCCTTGAGCTCTCCGGTGGGCAACAGCAGCGACTTTGTATCGCCCGTGCGATTGCACCGGACCCGGAAGTAATTCTGATGGATGAGCCTGCGAGCGCACTCGATCCCGTCGCGACCTCGAAAATCGAGGACTTGGTCGAAGAGCTCGCCGAAGAGTACACCGTCGTGATCGTCACTCACAACATGCAGCAAGCGGCCCGCATCTCTGATAAGACGGCAGTCTTCCTGACTGGGGGCCACCTCGTCGAGTTCGACGATACGAACAAAATCTTCGAGAATCCCGAGAGCGACCGCGTCGAAGATTACATTACGGGCAAGTTCGGGTAG
- a CDS encoding HNH endonuclease, whose amino-acid sequence MGTGDGEADQRGYGEGWEELRRQTLRRDGYACTRCGADDRTLQAHHIIPRGQGGPDELSNLLTLCRPCHGVIHQTNKSFDDVRDDAPLFPKPEAPAPVARMQSPDDSYCSRCGHDCEPNELVAWTNVPDTSSSATRGSLPDHLTLCKPCAGFLLECERSPLRREDLTANHRFGIHELSAWRLDAPVRSSVFAPAQVAIRRKPRTLRERVIDDTPVRFVWNHDGGRWLAIGVISYVLLVFLVGTLL is encoded by the coding sequence ATGGGCACCGGTGACGGCGAGGCGGACCAACGCGGCTACGGCGAGGGCTGGGAAGAGCTTCGCCGACAGACGCTCCGTCGCGATGGCTACGCCTGTACCCGCTGTGGGGCCGACGACCGCACGCTGCAGGCTCACCACATCATCCCGCGCGGACAGGGTGGCCCGGACGAGTTGTCGAACCTGTTGACGCTCTGTCGGCCCTGCCACGGTGTCATCCACCAGACAAACAAGTCGTTTGACGACGTCCGCGACGACGCGCCGCTCTTTCCCAAACCTGAGGCACCCGCCCCCGTCGCACGGATGCAAAGTCCGGACGACAGCTACTGCAGTCGCTGTGGGCACGACTGCGAGCCGAACGAGCTCGTCGCCTGGACCAACGTTCCGGATACTAGCTCGAGTGCAACTCGTGGCAGTCTCCCTGACCACCTCACGCTCTGCAAACCGTGTGCGGGCTTCCTGCTCGAGTGCGAGCGTTCACCGCTCCGCCGGGAGGACCTCACTGCCAATCACCGCTTTGGGATCCACGAACTCTCGGCGTGGCGACTCGACGCGCCGGTTCGCTCGAGCGTGTTCGCGCCTGCACAGGTAGCGATTCGACGGAAGCCGCGAACGCTTCGCGAACGCGTCATTGACGATACACCGGTTCGATTCGTCTGGAATCACGACGGCGGCCGCTGGCTGGCGATTGGCGTGATCAGCTACGTGCTGTTGGTCTTTCTCGTCGGCACACTGCTGTGA
- a CDS encoding M48 family metalloprotease — protein MPATTLGLRFRMATAITALLIIVTVFLVGVWAFLFGLFTLFGFTPATWPATIWTIILLGVLGYVEYRQQDTIEALAGARPIGPDSEPELEQLTTRVAAQLDVPKPTIAIADRDTPEAMAVGFRPSNIHLVISSGALESLETTAELEAVVAHELAHVANRDAMVMTAVSAPVVLADGLVSRFERINDNDDKNAAFLSILTVPLGLLSLVVSFLGRCITAQLSRERERAADRAAVNVTGSPAALASALERLDDEITATPTRDLRDAAAVSSLSILSLEPDEPEKIMLGPEGQQEPSYWWLRRRLYKLFRTHPPTPERLEWLSAAERRQE, from the coding sequence ATGCCCGCCACAACACTCGGTCTTCGATTTCGGATGGCAACTGCGATCACTGCCCTCCTTATCATTGTCACCGTCTTCCTCGTCGGCGTCTGGGCGTTCCTCTTCGGGTTGTTCACACTCTTTGGGTTTACGCCGGCGACGTGGCCAGCAACCATCTGGACTATCATCTTGTTGGGCGTACTCGGTTACGTTGAGTACCGACAACAAGACACGATTGAAGCGCTGGCTGGCGCTCGTCCAATCGGCCCCGACTCAGAACCAGAACTCGAGCAGCTCACGACTCGAGTCGCGGCACAACTCGACGTTCCAAAGCCGACCATCGCAATTGCCGACCGAGACACGCCCGAAGCGATGGCGGTCGGCTTTCGCCCGTCGAACATCCATCTCGTCATCTCGAGCGGCGCACTCGAGTCACTCGAGACGACGGCCGAACTCGAGGCGGTCGTGGCCCATGAACTCGCCCACGTCGCCAATCGCGATGCAATGGTGATGACCGCGGTCTCGGCCCCTGTGGTGCTCGCCGACGGCCTAGTCTCGCGATTCGAACGAATCAACGACAACGACGACAAGAACGCTGCGTTTCTCTCGATTCTGACCGTCCCGCTCGGGCTTCTCTCGCTGGTCGTCTCGTTTCTCGGCCGCTGCATCACGGCACAGCTCTCTCGAGAGCGCGAACGCGCCGCAGATCGCGCCGCCGTCAACGTCACCGGCTCCCCAGCCGCACTCGCAAGCGCCCTCGAGCGCCTCGATGATGAGATTACGGCGACCCCAACGCGAGACCTCCGGGACGCAGCGGCCGTCTCCTCGCTGTCGATCCTCTCGCTCGAGCCTGACGAACCCGAGAAGATCATGCTTGGCCCCGAAGGCCAACAAGAGCCATCCTACTGGTGGCTCCGACGACGCCTCTACAAACTGTTTCGGACGCATCCGCCGACGCCAGAGCGCCTCGAGTGGCTGTCTGCTGCGGAACGGCGGCAGGAGTAG
- a CDS encoding universal stress protein, which yields MGNAMIIPTDGSEYAENAAEVGFNIAAKMDATIHALAVGDLNLTQISSVGGPPPKTKDDVTELAAGWATELVELAEDAGIPAEPVVRVGKPADEIATYAGEIDADMVVIGTAGRSGLERRLIGSVTNEVVQTAPVPVVTVRPDGSVDAA from the coding sequence ATGGGAAATGCGATGATTATCCCGACGGACGGAAGCGAATACGCTGAGAATGCAGCTGAAGTCGGATTCAATATCGCGGCAAAAATGGATGCGACGATTCACGCACTCGCCGTTGGCGACCTGAATCTCACACAGATTTCCTCAGTGGGCGGTCCACCCCCAAAAACGAAAGACGATGTCACGGAGCTGGCGGCTGGCTGGGCGACAGAGCTTGTCGAACTGGCCGAAGACGCTGGAATCCCGGCCGAACCGGTCGTTCGCGTCGGAAAACCAGCCGACGAAATCGCCACCTACGCGGGCGAGATCGACGCCGACATGGTTGTCATCGGGACCGCCGGCCGCAGCGGCCTCGAGCGCCGACTCATCGGCAGCGTGACGAACGAAGTCGTCCAGACGGCTCCGGTGCCGGTTGTCACAGTACGGCCGGATGGCTCGGTCGATGCGGCCTGA
- the phoU gene encoding phosphate signaling complex protein PhoU: MARKSYQEKLEELREDILYMSEVVMERLRMGLDALEQKDEALAEQVIKGDGEINRMYLDLEQDCIDLLALQQPVASDLRFIAASFKIITDLERIGDLAVNLGEYTFESEQDLFPDVDVQAMGEMTLEMVETAMIAYDTENTDSCRALASRDDDLDQFAERASGIVVRDLIERELEEPEEVERLLQDVSRLLLTIRDLERVGDHAVNIAARTLYMVENDDELIY, from the coding sequence ATGGCTCGGAAATCCTACCAAGAGAAACTCGAGGAACTCCGAGAGGATATCCTCTACATGAGCGAGGTCGTGATGGAACGACTTCGCATGGGGCTCGATGCACTCGAGCAGAAAGACGAAGCGCTCGCTGAACAGGTGATTAAGGGCGACGGCGAAATCAATCGGATGTATCTCGACCTCGAGCAAGACTGTATTGACCTGCTCGCGCTGCAACAGCCTGTTGCCAGTGATCTGCGATTTATCGCTGCGTCGTTCAAAATCATCACCGATCTCGAACGAATCGGCGACCTCGCAGTCAATCTCGGCGAGTATACGTTTGAGTCCGAACAGGACCTGTTCCCCGACGTCGACGTCCAAGCGATGGGCGAGATGACTCTCGAGATGGTCGAGACGGCGATGATCGCTTACGACACGGAAAATACCGACAGCTGTCGCGCGCTGGCCAGTCGCGACGACGACCTCGATCAGTTCGCCGAGCGTGCAAGCGGCATCGTCGTCCGGGACCTGATCGAACGCGAACTCGAGGAACCTGAGGAAGTCGAGCGACTCTTACAGGACGTGTCCCGACTCCTGCTGACGATTCGTGATCTCGAGCGTGTCGGCGATCATGCGGTCAACATCGCGGCACGGACGCTGTATATGGTCGAAAACGACGACGAACTCATCTACTGA
- the gfcR gene encoding transcriptional regulator GfcR, with amino-acid sequence MKNVDDLIESAAELADRGLSKGEIADELNVSRETASWLVERSGTTTQPSGNGATDATSSGGPQDIHVDWSAIGRDSKRLGHIATAMADLLAKHGEDVDLTVGIEKAGGPIATLIARELESDMASYTPAKHQWEEGDIEDLGGTFSRNFATIRDRECYVVDDTITSGTTMRETIEAIRAEGGEPLACVVLADKQGVEEINGVPVYSLFQVISVGKDD; translated from the coding sequence ATGAAAAACGTCGACGACCTCATCGAGAGCGCGGCGGAACTCGCAGACCGCGGGCTTTCGAAGGGCGAGATTGCAGACGAACTGAACGTCTCCCGTGAGACGGCGAGCTGGCTCGTCGAACGCAGCGGAACGACGACACAACCATCGGGCAATGGCGCGACCGACGCCACCTCAAGTGGCGGGCCACAGGACATCCACGTTGACTGGTCGGCCATCGGCCGAGACAGCAAGCGACTCGGCCACATTGCAACGGCGATGGCCGACCTGCTCGCCAAACACGGTGAAGACGTCGACCTCACAGTCGGCATCGAGAAAGCCGGTGGTCCAATCGCGACGCTCATCGCCCGCGAACTCGAGAGCGATATGGCGTCGTACACGCCTGCGAAACACCAGTGGGAAGAAGGCGATATCGAGGATCTGGGTGGCACGTTCTCACGGAACTTTGCGACGATTCGTGACCGCGAGTGCTACGTCGTCGACGATACGATCACGAGCGGAACCACGATGCGTGAGACGATTGAGGCGATCCGCGCAGAGGGTGGCGAGCCACTTGCCTGCGTTGTCCTTGCAGACAAACAAGGCGTCGAAGAGATCAACGGCGTCCCCGTCTACTCGCTGTTCCAGGTTATCAGCGTCGGCAAAGACGACTGA
- a CDS encoding HAD family hydrolase, protein MERYDLIYRLYDEYDTKTLREYQEFVDVFPAVDSRVALDHWQEATEELEARKDEIRSDFAAGETFAEVASWADRDQAFTALDLEAKYGRAVNVLVLDVDETLRSAGGTDNEIPRETLHVLTEFHEAGVPIVICTGQTLENVKGFAIQGLGSEIVHSGDLSIVYEAGTGVFTPGHGAETKQLLYEDLDEEIRTVFDDVRSRILPEAPETLRRGCHLQGNEFNVTMKPNYETGSSDARDVIDEALVYLIDLLADAVSAALELDGEADDDSDDGNSEISDETIIDWTRAFYAAQDPEIRAVLESEGVYPDRDADDVPAQIADTLERIDVAYYEADAAEIGSLELNKVVGVERALDVLGIDDPFALVMGDSKSDLRVMRWVADTDAGISAAPEHASRDTLEHVLETDDLVFDQGQSVDVLRTVYALNRLARLN, encoded by the coding sequence ATGGAGCGATACGATCTCATCTACCGGCTCTACGACGAGTACGACACGAAGACGCTACGCGAGTATCAGGAGTTCGTCGACGTCTTCCCGGCCGTCGACTCGCGTGTCGCCCTCGATCACTGGCAAGAAGCAACCGAAGAACTCGAGGCGCGAAAAGACGAGATTCGCTCAGACTTTGCGGCTGGTGAGACCTTTGCAGAGGTCGCCTCGTGGGCCGACCGCGATCAGGCTTTTACCGCGCTCGATCTCGAGGCCAAGTACGGTCGGGCGGTGAACGTGCTTGTCCTCGATGTTGACGAGACGCTGCGCTCGGCCGGTGGAACGGACAACGAAATTCCCCGTGAGACGCTGCACGTCCTAACGGAGTTTCACGAGGCTGGCGTTCCAATCGTCATCTGTACAGGCCAGACCTTAGAGAACGTCAAGGGGTTCGCGATTCAGGGATTGGGCAGCGAAATTGTGCATTCGGGCGACCTCTCAATCGTCTACGAGGCCGGCACTGGCGTCTTCACGCCGGGCCACGGCGCAGAGACGAAGCAGTTGCTCTATGAGGACTTAGACGAGGAGATTCGGACGGTTTTCGACGACGTTCGCTCCCGGATACTCCCAGAAGCGCCCGAGACGCTCCGCCGGGGTTGTCACCTACAGGGGAATGAGTTCAACGTCACGATGAAACCCAACTACGAGACCGGGTCGTCGGACGCTCGCGACGTCATCGACGAGGCGCTGGTGTATCTCATCGACCTGCTCGCCGACGCCGTCAGCGCAGCCCTCGAGTTGGACGGTGAGGCTGATGACGACAGCGACGACGGGAACTCCGAAATCAGCGACGAAACTATCATTGACTGGACCCGTGCGTTCTACGCCGCACAGGACCCCGAAATCCGCGCCGTCCTCGAGAGTGAGGGGGTCTATCCTGACCGGGACGCTGACGACGTCCCAGCCCAGATCGCAGACACACTCGAGCGCATCGACGTGGCCTACTACGAGGCTGATGCCGCCGAAATCGGTAGCCTCGAGTTGAACAAGGTCGTCGGCGTTGAACGCGCACTCGACGTGCTGGGCATCGACGATCCGTTCGCACTCGTGATGGGCGACTCGAAAAGCGACCTGCGCGTAATGCGCTGGGTTGCAGACACCGATGCGGGCATTTCAGCTGCCCCCGAACACGCCTCGAGAGATACTTTAGAGCACGTCCTCGAGACGGATGACCTCGTCTTCGATCAGGGGCAGAGTGTGGACGTGTTGCGGACAGTGTACGCGCTTAATCGTCTGGCACGACTCAACTGA
- a CDS encoding HAD hydrolase-like protein, with amino-acid sequence MSTYDAVVYDLDGTLVDLDVNWGAVATDVSAVYEDAGKTPPGDGLWGMLEAAPEVGLEAAVESAIATHEREGARTAPRLAHADELLDRTVPVAICSLNCEAACRIALEEHELATAVDCVVGRDTVATQKPDPEPLLTAVRALEAEPAETVFVGDSPRDELTAERAGTAFEYV; translated from the coding sequence GTGAGCACATACGACGCCGTCGTCTACGATCTCGATGGAACGTTGGTCGACCTCGACGTGAACTGGGGAGCCGTCGCAACCGACGTTTCCGCTGTCTACGAGGATGCCGGGAAAACGCCCCCGGGCGACGGACTCTGGGGAATGCTTGAGGCCGCACCCGAGGTCGGCCTCGAGGCAGCCGTCGAGTCTGCGATTGCAACCCACGAACGCGAGGGTGCACGCACCGCGCCACGACTCGCACACGCCGATGAACTACTCGATCGGACGGTTCCCGTCGCCATCTGCTCACTCAACTGCGAGGCCGCGTGTCGGATCGCACTCGAGGAACACGAGTTAGCAACAGCTGTCGACTGTGTCGTTGGCCGGGATACTGTCGCGACGCAGAAACCGGACCCGGAGCCGCTGTTGACGGCTGTTCGCGCGCTCGAGGCGGAGCCGGCGGAGACGGTGTTCGTCGGCGATTCGCCGCGAGATGAACTGACAGCCGAGCGAGCGGGGACGGCCTTCGAGTACGTGTAG
- a CDS encoding DUF5822 domain-containing protein, which translates to MPEPVETSTPDGVDYGWVMQTTFVLTILVGAPLVAVLSINVDLPTWASRAEFAIRVGAVVWIVVALSVFAYAKRHQDK; encoded by the coding sequence GTGCCAGAACCCGTCGAAACGAGTACGCCCGACGGCGTCGACTACGGCTGGGTCATGCAGACGACGTTCGTCCTCACGATTCTCGTGGGCGCGCCGCTCGTCGCAGTGCTCTCAATCAACGTTGATCTGCCCACGTGGGCCTCTCGAGCAGAGTTTGCCATCCGCGTCGGTGCCGTTGTCTGGATCGTCGTCGCACTGTCAGTGTTCGCGTACGCGAAACGTCACCAAGACAAGTAG
- the panB gene encoding 3-methyl-2-oxobutanoate hydroxymethyltransferase has protein sequence MPTVRDLREQAGEEPITMLTAYDAPTATVVDEAGVDAILVGDSVGNASLGYETTLPVTVDDMARHVGAVSRATDDALVVADMPFLSIGVDEKTSLENAGRMLKDEGAHAVKLESGPHTVELTEKMVQLGIPVMAHLGLTPQHVNQYGGYPRQGTDTEAAERILELAQAHDEAGAFALVLEHVPSNLAAQVTEAVEMATIGIGAGPDCDGQVLVVDDAIGLSEWSPSFAKQFGNVREEMEAAVDGYVDAVESGEFPAEEHSHEEADLDELY, from the coding sequence ATGCCTACCGTTCGCGACCTCAGGGAACAGGCGGGCGAGGAACCGATCACGATGTTGACGGCCTACGACGCCCCGACAGCCACGGTCGTCGATGAGGCCGGCGTCGACGCGATTCTCGTCGGCGACAGCGTCGGCAACGCCTCGCTCGGCTACGAGACGACACTGCCGGTCACCGTCGACGACATGGCTCGCCACGTCGGCGCTGTCTCGAGAGCCACGGATGACGCCCTCGTCGTCGCTGACATGCCGTTTCTCTCCATCGGCGTCGACGAGAAGACGAGTCTCGAGAATGCCGGTCGGATGCTCAAAGACGAAGGCGCTCACGCAGTCAAACTCGAGAGCGGCCCACACACGGTCGAGTTGACCGAGAAGATGGTCCAGCTTGGGATTCCAGTAATGGCACATCTCGGCTTGACGCCTCAACACGTCAACCAATACGGCGGCTACCCGCGACAGGGAACCGATACGGAAGCCGCAGAGCGCATTCTCGAACTTGCACAGGCCCACGACGAGGCGGGCGCGTTTGCGCTCGTTCTCGAGCACGTGCCCTCGAACCTCGCGGCGCAGGTCACCGAGGCCGTGGAGATGGCGACGATTGGCATTGGGGCCGGGCCGGACTGTGATGGGCAGGTGCTCGTTGTCGACGACGCGATTGGGCTAAGCGAGTGGTCACCATCCTTCGCAAAACAGTTCGGCAACGTCCGCGAGGAGATGGAAGCAGCAGTCGACGGCTACGTCGACGCAGTCGAATCCGGCGAGTTTCCGGCAGAGGAACACAGCCACGAGGAAGCCGACCTCGACGAACTCTATTGA